The Drosophila teissieri strain GT53w chromosome X, Prin_Dtei_1.1, whole genome shotgun sequence genome has a segment encoding these proteins:
- the LOC122623150 gene encoding uncharacterized protein LOC122623150 isoform X1 produces MTPFDDFVYLINHVLLGEEPTIEDFILLVGTLVAFIAFILWCCFPIQPKQERGPHRQFTCKIIQNPIKAFDASTSTDDAPIPGGGSGGGIGSSMSNMQYNGSSGSGSYSKNGTVAMHNYYVKNGHHCCT; encoded by the exons ATGACACCCTTTGATGACTTTGTCTATCTGATCAATCATGTGCTGCTGGGCGAGGAGCCG ACCATCGAAGACTTCATACTGCTGGTGGGCACCCTGGTGGCGTTTATAGCCTTTATCCTTTGGTGCTGCTTCCCCATACAACCGAAG CAGGAGCGCGGCCCCCATCGCCAATTCACCTGCAAGATTATTCAGAATCCCATTAAGGCCTTCGACGCCTCAACCAGCACCGACGACGCACCCATTCCGGGAGGTGGCTCCGGTGGTGGAATCGGCAGCTCCATGTCGAACATGCAGTACAatggcagcagtggcagcggaAGTTATAGCAAGAATGGCACTGTTGCCATGCACAATTACTACGTTAAGAACGGTCACCATTGCTGCACCTAA
- the LOC122623615 gene encoding FHA domain-containing protein DDL — MSKRRNKEREQEDQRLCDEGDSKMSERNLLKVKKAKQRAARDSSSSSDSSKESKKSNHSTLSPNRKQQRSGRRPRDSPDPQEKRPKQLAKPTEDVHEQRSKWDSPERSSSHRNSIRQRRNSRSRSRDRSERERDRDRERNRERDYNVQSSKERWQRSPAQRHRSKSSERKNRERDRQRRSPERRPVRRSQSPRVRGHHGGRDIGQRRQRNQRHDNRNKNEDDHYDWGKEVDEKVPAENDVPVDKEKPNFGLSGALTEDTNKLNGVVVKYSEPPEARKPKRRWRLYPFKGETALPTLHIHRQSCFLVGRDRKVVDLAVDHPSCSKQHAALQYRLVPFEREDGSHGKRVRLYLIDLDSANGTFLNNKKIDARKYYELMEKDVIKFGFSSREYVLLHENSKEDQEDDDVHIKDEPQDAPGEEANP; from the exons ATGAGCAAGCGACGCAACAAGGAGCGCGAACAGGAAGACCAACGCCTCTGTGACGAGGGGGACAGTAAAATGAGCGAACGCAACTTACTCAAAGTGAAGAAAGCCAAGCAAAGGGCGGCCCGCGACTCCTCCAGTTCATCAGATTCCTCCAAAGAAAGCAAGAAATCGAATCACAGCACCCTGTCGCCCAACAGGAAGCAGCAGAGGTCCGGTAGGCGACCGAGGGACTCCCCTGATCCGCAGGAGAAACGCCCCAAACAGTTAGCAAAGCCGACGGAGGACGTACATGAGCAGCGCTCTAAGTGGGACAGTCCGGAACGCAGCAGCTCCCATCGCAACAGTATAAGGCAGCGCCGGAACAGCCGGAGTCGCTCAAGGGACCGTAGCGAGCGGGAGCGGGATAGGGACCGTGAGCGAAACCGTGAGCGGGACTATAACGTGCAGTCCAGCAAGGAGCGCTGGCAGCGATCCCCTGCTCAGCGGCATCGTTCAAAGAGCAGCGAGCGCAAAAATCGGGAGCGTGATCGCCAGCGGAGGTCTCCAGAAAGGCGGCCAGTTCG CCGTAGTCAAAGTCCACGAGTTCGGGGCCACCACGGCGGGCGAGATATTGGCCAGAGACGCCAGCGAAATCAGCGTCACGACAATCGCAACAAGAATGAGGATGATCACTATGATTGGGGAAAGGAAGTCGATGAAAAAGTGCCAGCCGAAAATGACGTGCCGGTGGACAAGGAAAAGCCCAACTTCGGATTGAGTGGTGCGCTAACAGAGGACACCAATAAGTTAAACGGTGTGGTTGTTAAATACTCGGAGCCTCCGGAGGCACGCAAGCCTAAACGCCGCTGGAGATTGTACCCGTTCAAGGGCGAAACAGCATTGCCCACGCTGCACATTCATCGGCAGAGTTGCTTTCTGGTTGGACGCGATCGAAAAGTGGTCGATCTGGCAGTGGATCATCCTAGTTGCTCTAAACAACACGCCGCCCTTCAATATCGACTGGTGCCCTTCGAGCGGGAAGATGGCAGCCACGGGAAACGCGTGCGATTGTACCTTATCGATCTGGATTCAGCCAACGGAACGTTTCTTAACAACAAGAAGATCGATGCGCGGAAGTACTACGAGCTAATGGAGAAGGACGTCATTAAATTCGGATTCAGTTCACGCGAATATGTTTTGCTCCACGAAAACAGTAAAGAGGACCAGGAGGACGATGATGTGCATATCAAGGATGAGCCGCAGGATGCGCCTGGGGAAGAGGCGAATCCCTAG
- the LOC122623617 gene encoding uncharacterized protein LOC122623617: MRWQLAIMWLYVSAFATPVIKWRRQIVTPKHLLAPPLSPISQDKVVVTPQKLREVADLKAMIQKAVDENSYVVAAAPSKDFLATLGGNWGAPLSLPHPWTPPAFNLTIFWPGFG; encoded by the exons ATGCGATGGCAGTTGGCAATTATGTGGCTCTACGTCTCGGCGTTTGCAACACCTGTCATAAAGTGGCGCCGTCAAATAGTGACGCCGAAGCACTTGCTGGCTCCACCTTTGTCACCCATCTCACAGGACAAAGTGGTGGTCACCCCGCAGAAGCTTCGAGAAGTGGCTGACTTGAAGGCCATGATCCAAAAGGCCGTCGATGAGAACTCCTACGTGGTGGCCGCTGCTCCATCAAAG GATTTTCTAGCAACACTGGGTGGAAATTGGGGAGCACCTTTGTCCTTGCCTCATCCCTGGACTCCGCCAGCCTTTAATCTTACCATATTTTGGCCTGGATTCGGCTAA
- the LOC122623150 gene encoding uncharacterized protein LOC122623150 isoform X2, whose product MTPFDDFVYLINHVLLGEEPTIEDFILLVGTLVAFIAFILWCCFPIQPKERGPHRQFTCKIIQNPIKAFDASTSTDDAPIPGGGSGGGIGSSMSNMQYNGSSGSGSYSKNGTVAMHNYYVKNGHHCCT is encoded by the exons ATGACACCCTTTGATGACTTTGTCTATCTGATCAATCATGTGCTGCTGGGCGAGGAGCCG ACCATCGAAGACTTCATACTGCTGGTGGGCACCCTGGTGGCGTTTATAGCCTTTATCCTTTGGTGCTGCTTCCCCATACAACCGAAG GAGCGCGGCCCCCATCGCCAATTCACCTGCAAGATTATTCAGAATCCCATTAAGGCCTTCGACGCCTCAACCAGCACCGACGACGCACCCATTCCGGGAGGTGGCTCCGGTGGTGGAATCGGCAGCTCCATGTCGAACATGCAGTACAatggcagcagtggcagcggaAGTTATAGCAAGAATGGCACTGTTGCCATGCACAATTACTACGTTAAGAACGGTCACCATTGCTGCACCTAA